The genomic stretch GGCGGTCACAAAGGGGATGAGAGCACTGGAAAGGTAGCCGAGCAGCCAGATCATGCTGACGATGAAACCGGCTGAAAGGACCATGCGGACCACGCTATCGAGAGTATATGGTTTGTCTGAATTGAACATTCGCTTGTCCTGTTTGGATACGTTTCGTTTGGGTTAGCAGGCTGTGGCGGTTTCTTCAATCATGAGAAGAAATCAGGTATATATCCTGATAGCATGGTCGGCCTTTTCTGCACATCGCTTTCTCGTTGTTTCAGGAAGGCAGGCCCTATGCATGCAGAACCCCGGCAGGTGCCGGGGTTTGAGTTAGATATAGTTTGGGTAATCCGTACAGAGCAGATGCAGCGGTTTCTCGTCCTCTTCAATGTCGGGGAAACGCGGTTGCGGCTGATGAAAGCGGTTATCCGTGTTGTCGTCGTTGACCGAGGAAACCTCACCCACCAGCACTTTGCCCTTGCCCGAAGCGCCATAAAAACGATGATACATGCCCTGTTCAAGGAATATGGATTCACCGGGGGAGAGGACCACCTTGCCACCCGGTTTCACTGTCCGGGGGATGCCGTCGACCAGAACGGTGATGGGCTCATCTCCCAGGTCTTCCTCCGGAGTTGACCCGTACAGCTCGATGACCAGATCACCGCCGCCGCGATTGATGATGTCCTCGGTCTTGGCCCAGTGGAAATGCATGGGGCATATCTGATTTTCACGCACGATCATTATCTTTTCCGCATACTTCTTGGGATGACCAGCGGCCAGATTGCCGTTGCGGATTGTGAAAAGGATCAGGCCGCGCTTCTCGAAATCGCCAGCGCCATAGTCGGTGAGGTCCCACCCGAGTTGGTTGCGGACCACTTCCAGATCCCCCTTGCCTTGCCAGTCGTCCGGGCCCCAGAAGGCCCACGGCGGCAACTTGAATTGGAAGGAGTCGAAAAAGTCCTTGGCGTCACGGATGAGGGCGTTGATTTCACTTCGTTTCATAATGTGAATTTATGGAAGCGCTTCTGAGTCGTCAAGCAGGGAATGCGACAACTGGCGTGGCACAAGCTGGGCTACCTGTCAGCCGGACTGACCAGAATGACCACCCGACGGTTGAGCGACTGGTTGTCCGGGATCGGGGTGCCGCTTGCATCGACATTGGGAGCCAGCGGTTGCGTATCGGCGAGTCCCATGACCCGGATATCGTCCTTGGGGAATCCCTGCGCAATGAAGTAGCGGGCAACAGATGAGGCCCGGGCTGATGATAATTCCCAGTTCGACGGGAAATGCTCGGATTGAATAGGCAGGTTGTCCGAATGCCCTTCAATGGTCAGCTTGTAGTGGGCCTCGGTGAGCGGGGCTGCCAGCCGTTCAAGTATGCGCAGGGCATCGCTGGTCAGATTGGCGCTACCCAATTGAAAAAACACGCCGCCCTTCAAATTGATGGCCACTGCGTCTGGTCGCAGCTTGAGATTGACCGCTTTGGTCTCGGTTCCAATCAGCTTGGCAAGCTCCAGTTGCAGCTCGAACAGGTTTTTGGATTTCTTGTCCACAGCATGTCGTGCTTCCGTGGCTTCCCGTTTGCTGGGTGCCGCCTTGCCCTGCATTGCTTCGGCCAGCACATCAGACATGGTTTCATAGCGGTTGGTATCCACTTTGGAGATGGAAACGATGATGACGAAAAAGCACAGCAGCAGCGTCATCATGTCGGCCAGTGTCAACGACCAGCCGGTTTCATGGCGGTGTTGTTTCTTTTTGGGCTGGAAGCTCTTTGAATACTGCATGTCGGCCCCTTGTGCTCTTATCCTGCGCGCTTCTTGGACGGGCGCGTCCGGCTGATGGACGACCAACTGCGCGGCGGCAGATATCCCTTGAGCTTGTCAAAGATGATCGGTGCCGGGGTCTTGTCCTTGATGAACAGGATGCCGTCCCTGATCACGCACATGAGGATGGTCCGCTCTTCAACGCGCCGTTCCACTTTGGTGGCGATGGGCGTGTAGATCATGTTGGCAAAGAGCGCGCCGTACAGGGTGGTGGTCAGGGCAGTAGCCATGGCCGGACCGATGCGGGCCACGTCATCACCCATGGTCTGCATCATGGCGATCAGGCCGATGAGTGTGCCGATAATGCCAAAGGCCGGAGACAGGGACGCCATGGTCCGGTATATACCGGCCGCATTGGTCTCCTGATCATGGTACTGCTGGATGCGGTTGTTCAGAATTTCTTCCAGCTCTTCCTTGGAATATCCGTCCACCAGCATCTGCAATCCGTCCCTCAGGAATTCGTTATCCGTGGCCTTGATGGCGCGCTCAAGCTCTGCCTCACCTCGAGCGGCGTTCTTGGAGATGGTGACGATGTCCTTGATGTAGTTGCCGATGGGAAGCTCCTCAGCCGTGAAGGCCGTGACGAACAAGCCCATGACGCGGGCGACTTCCCGTAATGGGTAGCAGATAAATGTGGCCGCAATGGTTCCGCCGAGCACTATGGCCAGTCCCGGCCCGTTGAGAAAGACGGCCACGGAATCCGTAGCCGCGTAAGTGGCGGCACAGAGGACGAAAATACCGACGATGATGCCGAAAATGGTGGCGATATTCATCAGGCGTTCACTCCTTTGGCCGCTTTGATCATTTCAATGAGTTCATCGGACACATCCTCGGCTTCCACCGGATCGACAGGGCCGCGAGCCTCGGCTTCCCCTTCGACGATAGAGGCGATCTTTTTGGCGAGGTTGCCCAGTATCTTTTGCCGTGCATCGTCGTCAGCCATGGAGAGGAGCACGCCGAGCTTGTAGTATCCCAGCTTGGCAAAGACCTCCTTGCATGTGCCGTTGTCTACGAAGACGATATCGTTGACATCTTCCAGATCCTTGATGGCCTTCTTTTTACGCTTTACGCGCTTGAAGAAGTTCTCCTCCTGCCCCTGCGCCCAGTTGAGAACGGAGTTTCGGTGAAAGAAGAACAGGGTTTCCGGTATCTCCATGTTGCCGATTTTCTTGTAGAGAATGGTCGGGTCTGCCTCGACCTCCTCGGCAAGTGCATGGATGTCGATGTATTCCAGCTCCGGTTCCAGAGCACTGGTTTTGGATAACTCCTTGTGCAGGTTGACCGCCACTTGAAAGAAAGAGTCCATGTCCTTGATGGCAATGTACCGCTCGCTAAACGCCTTGCCTGATCCGTGTTTGGTTATCTCGATGATCTTGAGGGCGGCAAGTTGGTCGAGGGCATTGTCGATCTCCAACTGCGAGACCAACAGGATGTTCTTGACCTGTTTGGAAAATTCGCTGGCCGCCAATCCATGGTTGTGGCCGGGGATTTTCTTGGCCTCTGCCGGACGCATTGACGTATGGCACTTGTACGCCATTTCAAGAATGCGGCAGATGGAAAGGAATGAATTCTTGTGGGCTTTTAAGGTGGCGTTGGCGCTCTTGCGGATACGTTTGATGAGAATCTGCGTGATGTGCTGAATGGTTTTCGGGCAACGACCGAGCATGGTTTGTATGACGTGCTCGGTGAGCAGGAGCAGGTCGCAGTATTCAGCGGCTTCCGCCGAACTGGAGCGCTCCTGGCCGCTGAGTGGTCCCATCTCGCCGAATATCTCGCCTTTGCCCAGTCGGTCGATGACGGTTTTGCGCCCGTCAACGGTGCGGTAGATGTTGACCGTCCCCTTTTTGATCATGTAGGCGACGGTACCCTTTTGGCCTTCCTTGTATATGGTCTGGCCCTTGAAATACGATTTGATGTTTTGCGTGCTTGAGTCGGCCATCGTGTTCGTTATCCTCTGGGTGGAGTGTGAAACGCGGAAGTCAAAAATTTATAGATGGTTCTCACCCTAGTCATTTTCAGAGAAAAGTACAACAAGGCAGCACTTTCATACAATTAGAAAGGCTGACTTTCATGACGGATCAGTGGCGTTTTGATCGTTTGCCCATGCCTGATCCCTCCATAGTCCCATGACAAAAAAAAGTGGCAATTCATCCAAGGCAGGGGTATAGGAACTGTCTGCTCTGGACGATATGGCTGGTTCCGTGGACGGAGGTTTTCTCCACCGCGAACTACGAGGTGTAACTTATGGGTCTTTTCGGAAGTAAAGCCAACGAAGGTAACAGTTCGGAACTGAACGCCTTTCTTGGTGTAGGAACAGAATATAAAGGAAAGCTCGACTTTGTGGGAACCGTTCGTATTGACGGTTGCTTCGAAGGCGAGATCACTACTGACGGCGATCTGATTCTTGGCCGCAAGGCGTCCATCACCGGCTCTGTC from Pseudodesulfovibrio profundus encodes the following:
- a CDS encoding D-lyxose/D-mannose family sugar isomerase, encoding MKRSEINALIRDAKDFFDSFQFKLPPWAFWGPDDWQGKGDLEVVRNQLGWDLTDYGAGDFEKRGLILFTIRNGNLAAGHPKKYAEKIMIVRENQICPMHFHWAKTEDIINRGGGDLVIELYGSTPEEDLGDEPITVLVDGIPRTVKPGGKVVLSPGESIFLEQGMYHRFYGASGKGKVLVGEVSSVNDDNTDNRFHQPQPRFPDIEEDEKPLHLLCTDYPNYI
- a CDS encoding cyclic nucleotide-binding domain-containing protein — protein: MADSSTQNIKSYFKGQTIYKEGQKGTVAYMIKKGTVNIYRTVDGRKTVIDRLGKGEIFGEMGPLSGQERSSSAEAAEYCDLLLLTEHVIQTMLGRCPKTIQHITQILIKRIRKSANATLKAHKNSFLSICRILEMAYKCHTSMRPAEAKKIPGHNHGLAASEFSKQVKNILLVSQLEIDNALDQLAALKIIEITKHGSGKAFSERYIAIKDMDSFFQVAVNLHKELSKTSALEPELEYIDIHALAEEVEADPTILYKKIGNMEIPETLFFFHRNSVLNWAQGQEENFFKRVKRKKKAIKDLEDVNDIVFVDNGTCKEVFAKLGYYKLGVLLSMADDDARQKILGNLAKKIASIVEGEAEARGPVDPVEAEDVSDELIEMIKAAKGVNA
- a CDS encoding OmpA/MotB family protein translates to MQYSKSFQPKKKQHRHETGWSLTLADMMTLLLCFFVIIVSISKVDTNRYETMSDVLAEAMQGKAAPSKREATEARHAVDKKSKNLFELQLELAKLIGTETKAVNLKLRPDAVAINLKGGVFFQLGSANLTSDALRILERLAAPLTEAHYKLTIEGHSDNLPIQSEHFPSNWELSSARASSVARYFIAQGFPKDDIRVMGLADTQPLAPNVDASGTPIPDNQSLNRRVVILVSPADR
- a CDS encoding motility protein A, with amino-acid sequence MNIATIFGIIVGIFVLCAATYAATDSVAVFLNGPGLAIVLGGTIAATFICYPLREVARVMGLFVTAFTAEELPIGNYIKDIVTISKNAARGEAELERAIKATDNEFLRDGLQMLVDGYSKEELEEILNNRIQQYHDQETNAAGIYRTMASLSPAFGIIGTLIGLIAMMQTMGDDVARIGPAMATALTTTLYGALFANMIYTPIATKVERRVEERTILMCVIRDGILFIKDKTPAPIIFDKLKGYLPPRSWSSISRTRPSKKRAG